In the Primulina tabacum isolate GXHZ01 chromosome 15, ASM2559414v2, whole genome shotgun sequence genome, CATCAAATTATACAGCATGTAAGATAAACTAGATATGTTGTGTAACTCTTATAAGTTTTGCTGAATGTTGTAGGAAGATGAAAATGATATGGAAGTTGATTCCGCTACATCTAGTGCTCAAGCTCCTGCAAAACACTCCTTACCAGAGATTGAGATTTATTGCTATTTACTTGTTTTGATATTTCTGATTGATCAGAAGAGATACAGTGAGGTATAGTGGTATGTTCAAATTACTGCAAGGTCATAACTAGATTGTGTTTGAGTGCGTACTAATATATTGATTATTCTTTGATACATTAGGCCAAGGCTTGTTCTTCTGCAAGCATTGCACGTCTAAAGAATCTTAATAGGAGAACTGTTGATGTCCTTGCATCCAGGCTCTATTTTTACTACAGTCTAAGCTATGAACTTACTGGCGATCTTGCTGAAATACGTGGGTATGCCTATGTTTTTACTCGTTTGAATTGCTGGCATAGCCTTTGATACCCTAAATCTTTTTCTGATGCTCAGATACTGATACTTTGAAAACCAAGAAACTGGGATGCTATGTATCTTCTTGTTTATAACTTTAACTCTGTTAATTACTGAACTGATGGTGTTATATCTGATAGAAATTCTCATATTTTTTCAGTAGTCTTCTTGCTCTGCACCGAATTGCTACTTTGCGCCATGACGAGTTGGGTCAGGTTGGTGGTTGTTGAATCAGCAATTAAAATTGTTAACTTGGGTAGCCGTGTTCTTGTGAGTGATGATATAGTAATGGCATGATGCAGGAAACTCTTCTGAATCTGTTGCTGAGGAATTACCTCCATTACAACTTATATGATCAAGCTGAAAAACTGAGATCAAAGGCTCCTCGGTTCGAAGCTCACTCAAATCAGCAGGCAACTCTAGAAACACAGCTCCAATCCCTGGATTGTTTCTTTCCATAAttgcttgaatataaattatcaattaataaagTAATTGGGTTGACTTAGAGCCGAATATTGGGTGGaatatattattgttattgATAAAAAAATGGAAATTGGAATGTTGTAAATTTAGTTCGGATGAAATTGTTTTCATCTTAAATGATCTGTAACTCCTAGATTGTTGTCGACATCGCTTGAACTGTTGTTAGCATAGAAAGACATTGATAGACCAGATTAAACATCACGTCTATAAGAAATGGAAAAGGATATTGTAAATGGCTGTTTCAAACAGCTATATGTTGTGTACTAGAGATATCATCACGTTTTAATGAAGTCAAATTACGAATTTATGCATAGTTTGTGCTCCTACATGTTATTATTGTATCAACATCACACTTTACGTTGTAACTTTAGTGATTTTATCTCTGATACCACACCATAAATGCAGCATTTCTAACTGTACCCAGATCTCGTTTTCTCTTTACACGTGTCAAAAACTTTTTACTATTCCAGGGATAACTGTCGTCTCTGTCATCTGATTGTTCTAACTCTACCTGCATTCTCTTTAGTTCTGTCGGTACCTCTTCTACCTCGGAAAGATCAGGACAATTCAGTTGGAATACACCGATGCCAAAGAATCACTCCTGCAAGCTTCCAGGAAAGCACCTGCTTCTGCTCTTGGTTTCCGAGTTCAATGCAACAAATGGGCTATAATTGTCCGCTTACTGCTTGGAGAGATTCCGGAAAGAACTGTTTTTATGCAGAAAGGGATGGAAAAAGCTCTGAGGCCTTACTTTGAGCTTACAAATGTGAGTATGGTTCTATTAAAGTTCATGATAACCATCGACTATCATGAAGAATGAAGAGATACCGTCTATACCCAAATGAAAATGATGGTTTCACTAGGAAGCCGTCGAAGGCTTTCCACACATTTATTTGCATTTGTAGAAATCAGGAAGTTTTTAATTGTAATGCTTTAGTTTTATTAGTTAATGGGCACTAGTATTGTCTAGAGTCAAAACTTTCGGTTatctatttatataaaaaaatcctGAATTTGTATTGGGCCAGGATAGTACTTTTTTTTGGTGGATTAGCATCCTTAGACTCAAATCGTTTGGTACTGACTGATCTTTTTGTGGGTTTCAGGCCGTTCGAATTGGAGATCTGGAGCTGTTCAAAACAGTTGCTGAAAAGTTCTCCAGTACCTTCAGCTCTGATCGAACTAACAATCTAATTGTCAGGCTACGCCACAATGTTATCAGGACTGGTTTACGCAACATCAGTATCTCATATTCCAAGATCTCActtgctgatgtttccaagaagTTAAGATTGGATTCACCAAATCCTGTTGCTGATGCTGAAAGCATTGTATCCAAAGCAATTCGAGATGGTGCCATTGATGCCACATTGGACCATGCTAATGGATGGATGGTTTCAAAGGAGACAGGGGATATATACTCTACGAATGAGCCTCAAATTGCTTTCAACTCCAGAATTGCTTTCTGCCTGAATATGCATAACGAGGCAGTCCGTGCTCTTCGATTCCCACCTAATTCCCACAAGGAAAAGGAAACCGCGGAGAAGAGGAGAGAGAGACATCAGCAAGAGCAAGAGCTTGCTAAACATATAGCTGAGGAGGACGATGACGAATTCTGATAAATGTTCTCTCTTATACTGTGCACAACTATCAAGTTCTCTTGCAAGCTGTTCCATTTTCCATTTTCTTTGATGGGTTGGGGGGGGTCTACCGAATTTTTCTGAGACATTTTGTTACGTATATCATACCGAGCTTCAAGACATTGGATCGCTTCATTTAACTTTAAAGAATCCCCTTTATTCAGAAtttatgttattatttttaacaaTTCAACATTACTTCTAAATTTGCAATTTGATTCAACAGTAGATAGATTATTTCACTGGGAAGTTGTTCCTTTTCCTTCCCTGATGTCTCAAGAAAAGCATTTTGCCTGCTTTGGTCGTTCTAATATATCCTCAAAACTCTGCCTAGATCTCTGAAAGTGTATTTTATACATAGAAATTTtaattctaataattattttttcaaataaaggAAATTCTAAGGTTAATCGTTAAATaagatgacaaaaacttgtgtgagatggtctcacgggtcgtattttgtgagacagatatcttattttggtcatccatgagaaaatattactttttatgctaagagtattactttttgttgTAAATAtaagtagggttgacccgtctcacagataaaaattcgtgagaccgtatcacaaaatacctACTCAAATAAGATTCTTAGGCTTTCCCCTCAAAAAAAGGTATACAGAACTCTTCACGTAAGAAAAAAAGTAACAAAACTAATGTGGTTTAAAGTATTGTTTGGTTGATGgacataattattaaatttaaattaaaatattatcgttaataaataatattattaatattttattaattataaacatacaaataatattttatattttatctcaaatttaatcaatcaaataaactattatttatcaaatcaaatcgaatattatattaattataatttttatttatttattttattatattagattatcaatttatatattattataataataaaaacaaaagaaaagaaaagaaaggtcGCCTTGGAAACAATTCTACGGTAGTGTAATGACAGAAAGGCCCATGGTAGCCTCTATATTAAGACCACGAcctttaaacaataatatgtaTATTTTATCGTCTGGATCAATATTATCGGAGGGAAGTGCCTCACATTCAATCAGCTGCCGTGTTTAGCTCGCTTGTTGCTCTCCGATTTCGAAGGTAATTGGTATTATTATTCTTTGCATTCCTTCGACTTGCGTTTGATTAAATTCCTTCCTTATATATCTTGGCATTTTTTATGGTGATTCGTTTATTTGTTTCCGACGTTTTGTTGGATTTTTGGCGGACGAGTTGATATAAATAATTGTTGTTTGATCTggttttgtgcattttatttgttAACTCATCCTTTAGGTGTTCGAGTTTTTAAAAGTGTTTGGGTTTGAGCTTGTGTCTGGATTCTTCGTTATTTATTACTTCTTtggtttttctttttccttttttttataaTCTGGATtcttaaatttcaatttttcattattttagcTTCATTCTTATAATGAAAAATTGAAGCTTCCGCAATGGAGAAGATGGTAAATGTTTAGAAATGAGATACCGGTTACTTTGGAGCATGGTTTTCAAGACGAGGTCTTAAAGAACTCAAATTAGTCCATTATCCATGGCCCCCACAGGAGTTGGTATTTTATAGGAGAAGGGAATTCTCTGCTGCTCACGAAAACAATAGCATTGCACAAAGTAGTCTCATAATTGTTTCTGAAAGCTTGACATTTGGAAAATATATTGCAGATTAAGAAGTTTGTACTTTCACTAGCTTCTTATTCTCTAGTCTTGAATTATGGAGTATTGCTAATTCTATTTTTTTGTTAGAACTATTAATTTGACTTTTGGTGTTATGCGCAGAGTATGCATTGAAATATCTGATTTGTTGCATGGTTATCTCTTTTACAGACTTGCCTTGTTAACTTGTTTGCTTTAGTGCTTctcaatttattaaaatattctcCAATCATATAGAAAGGTTATCCGACGTATGCATGAAGTTCCTGCAAGTGCTTTTGGAATTGAATTTGCATTGAGATACGAGATTGGGTTATGTATAATCGGTCCAATCGAGCATATGTGACTGTCATCTTCCTTCTACAGACTTGGCATATTTTAAACCTGTTGAAAATCCATTAATGATTATGAATGATTACTTGAAATAACCTGAATATGGGGACTACGATCTTCCACATTTTCGTTATgagatatttttttcttttgtgaAGGGGATGAGTGTGGCATGATCCGATTATTCTTATTGAGATGTTAAATAGAACATCTATACGCGTATTAAAAATAGAGCAGTTAAAATATGGATATTGTGGGCGTATGTCTATACTAGGTACGAATTGCATGCCTTCATGAATGTCTTTGTTGTTTGTCAGATGGAATCTCAGCGGAGTTCTGATCCTAATGAACCTACCACTACTACAGAGGACGACACCATTAAACAATGTTATTCAACATGTGGATCAAATAGAGATCCTGACTTGAGCTATGCAAATAGACCAGGCGAGGTTCTTAGGAACTTGCAGAATGTTTCATACATCTATAGGCATGATGTTGTGAGTAGCAAAATTAACAATAAGATTGGTATTGTGACTGAAGTTGCTGGTGATTCAGATTCCGATAGCATTGTAacagatgatgatgatgaagaggatgaagatgaaAGAGATGATGAAGCTGGCTCTAAAGAGGAGTGTTATGaggaaagaaacaaaaattctGATGAAAATTCTACTGGAAAATTTGGTGATAATGACTCTAAGCACGGAATCCTCTCAGTAGACCAAGTTAGAGTGCTTTGGTTGGAGGAGTCTGAAACAAAAGAAAGTACTAATGACGTGACAGTTATTGATAGAGGATTTTTACAAGGGGATTATGTTGCTGCTACTTCAGATCCAACTGGTCAAATCGGGATTGTGGTTGATATCAGTACTACCGTTGATTTATTAATGCATGATGGATCTGTATTGAAAGATCAGTCATCCAAGGACCTTAAACGCATTAGAGAATTCACCGTAGGTGACCATGTTGTCCTTGGGCCCTGGTTGGGTAGAATTGAAGATGTTTCTGATAATGTGACTGTTCT is a window encoding:
- the LOC142526731 gene encoding putative 26S proteasome non-ATPase regulatory subunit 3; amino-acid sequence: MTQDIEMKEQRPTPSNSIAINSSSALQHLKDIASLVETGAYTREVRRIARAIRSTIQLRKSLTTSVLSAFLIFVLVPGSEVHSRLSSYLPKEDENDMEVDSATSSAQAPAKHSLPEIEIYCYLLVLIFLIDQKRYSEAKACSSASIARLKNLNRRTVDVLASRLYFYYSLSYELTGDLAEIRGSLLALHRIATLRHDELGQETLLNLLLRNYLHYNLYDQAEKLRSKAPRFEAHSNQQFCRYLFYLGKIRTIQLEYTDAKESLLQASRKAPASALGFRVQCNKWAIIVRLLLGEIPERTVFMQKGMEKALRPYFELTNAVRIGDLELFKTVAEKFSSTFSSDRTNNLIVRLRHNVIRTGLRNISISYSKISLADVSKKLRLDSPNPVADAESIVSKAIRDGAIDATLDHANGWMVSKETGDIYSTNEPQIAFNSRIAFCLNMHNEAVRALRFPPNSHKEKETAEKRRERHQQEQELAKHIAEEDDDEF